The Hymenobacter sp. DG01 genome has a segment encoding these proteins:
- a CDS encoding VWA domain-containing protein, which produces MKLLLCSLLAAGLLAAPGVCFAQKNATINKVHASYTVQGQVTDETGQPLPGTTVLVKGTSVGTSTDHEGRYQLRVPGSSKTLVFSAIGFVSKEIKLTTQRLLNVQLKASAAQLSEVVVTGSAPVMHREVTGSVATVTGAPINGQKQKRRATALQGRAAGVAISPSGGYMMPRPEPGAGETYASLAENGFHNATKDPLSTFSIDVDAASYSNVRRFLQQGQLPPPDAVRTEELINYFQYDYPAPAPTSSEPFRVLTELAECPWNPEHQLVQVALQGRRVATEKLPPANMVFLVDVSGSMMGEDRLGLVQQSLRLLTKELRPQDKVALVVYAGAAGLVLPPTPGSRRADILAAIDQLQAGGSTAGGAGLRLAYQVARQNFDKEGNNRVILCTDGDFNVGEQSDAAMEHLITQERETGVFLTVLGVGQGNYQDKKMELLADKGNGNYAYLDNLDEARRVLVRQFGGTLFTIAKDVKLQVEFNPARVREYRLVGYENRLLAAEDFNNDRKDAGELGAGHTVTALYEVVPVGARSTVDPLKYQSVPAPKGSASAELLTVKLRYKEPQGSKSQLLEQALTGAPRPLTEASENLRFAAAVAQFGMLLRQSDYRGSATWESTARLAEGARRFDPDGYRAELVRLVKLAEGLRPAPAEVGAR; this is translated from the coding sequence ATGAAACTTCTCCTGTGCAGTTTACTGGCCGCCGGATTGCTGGCAGCACCTGGCGTCTGCTTCGCCCAAAAGAATGCAACTATAAACAAGGTACACGCCAGCTATACTGTGCAGGGCCAAGTTACTGATGAAACTGGCCAGCCCCTCCCAGGCACCACTGTTTTGGTAAAAGGCACCTCCGTTGGCACCAGCACCGACCATGAGGGCCGTTACCAACTGCGTGTTCCTGGCAGCAGCAAGACTTTAGTTTTCAGCGCCATTGGCTTTGTCTCCAAAGAAATAAAGCTTACCACACAGCGCCTACTGAATGTACAGCTGAAAGCTAGTGCTGCCCAGCTAAGCGAAGTGGTAGTGACGGGTAGTGCCCCCGTTATGCATCGGGAGGTGACAGGTAGCGTAGCCACCGTTACTGGCGCGCCCATCAACGGACAGAAGCAGAAGCGCCGCGCTACTGCCCTGCAAGGCCGGGCAGCCGGAGTGGCTATCAGCCCGAGCGGCGGCTACATGATGCCCCGCCCTGAACCCGGCGCGGGCGAAACCTACGCCTCGCTGGCTGAAAACGGCTTCCACAATGCTACCAAAGACCCGCTGAGCACCTTCAGCATTGATGTGGATGCGGCCAGCTACAGCAACGTGCGCCGCTTCTTGCAGCAGGGCCAACTGCCCCCGCCCGACGCGGTGCGCACCGAAGAGCTGATCAACTACTTCCAGTACGACTACCCCGCCCCGGCCCCTACCTCCTCTGAGCCTTTCCGGGTACTTACGGAGCTGGCCGAGTGCCCCTGGAACCCCGAGCACCAGCTGGTGCAGGTGGCGTTGCAGGGCCGCCGGGTGGCTACCGAGAAGCTGCCACCCGCCAATATGGTCTTTCTGGTTGATGTGTCGGGCTCCATGATGGGCGAGGACCGGTTGGGACTGGTGCAGCAAAGCTTGCGCCTGCTCACCAAAGAGTTGCGGCCCCAGGACAAGGTAGCGCTGGTAGTGTACGCCGGAGCCGCCGGGCTGGTGCTACCCCCTACCCCCGGCTCCCGTCGCGCCGACATCCTGGCGGCCATCGACCAGCTGCAGGCGGGCGGCTCCACGGCCGGCGGGGCCGGCTTGCGCCTGGCTTACCAGGTAGCGCGTCAGAACTTTGATAAAGAGGGCAACAACCGCGTCATTCTCTGCACCGATGGCGACTTCAACGTGGGTGAGCAAAGCGACGCGGCCATGGAACACCTTATCACCCAGGAGCGGGAAACCGGCGTTTTCCTGACGGTGCTGGGGGTAGGCCAGGGCAACTACCAGGATAAGAAAATGGAATTGCTCGCCGACAAAGGCAATGGCAACTATGCCTACCTCGATAACCTCGACGAAGCCCGGCGGGTGCTGGTCCGGCAGTTTGGTGGCACCCTATTTACTATTGCCAAGGACGTAAAGCTGCAGGTGGAGTTCAATCCGGCCCGGGTGCGGGAGTACCGCCTGGTAGGCTACGAAAACCGCCTGCTGGCCGCCGAGGACTTTAACAACGACCGCAAAGATGCCGGCGAATTGGGCGCGGGCCACACCGTTACGGCCCTTTACGAGGTAGTGCCCGTGGGGGCCCGCTCCACCGTCGATCCACTTAAGTATCAGTCGGTGCCGGCACCCAAGGGTAGCGCCTCCGCTGAGCTGCTCACCGTGAAGCTGCGCTACAAAGAGCCCCAGGGCAGCAAAAGCCAACTCCTGGAACAAGCCCTGACCGGTGCCCCTCGCCCCCTTACCGAAGCCAGTGAAAACCTGCGTTTCGCGGCGGCGGTAGCCCAGTTCGGGATGCTGCTGCGCCAGAGCGACTACCGCGGCTCGGCCACCTGGGAATCAACGGCCCGCCTGGCCGAAGGTGCCCGGCGCTTCGACCCCGATGGCTACCGCGCCGAGCTGGTACGCCTGGTGAAGCTGGCGGAAGGCCTGCGCCCGGCCCCGGCGGAGGTAGGCGCGCGGTAG
- a CDS encoding carboxypeptidase-like regulatory domain-containing protein: MPRFLYCTLVAGLLIGSPTLAQQPAPARYRVQNPAAQSFVEGQVINARTKRGLPGVTVLVKGTRNGATSMSKGYFQLELKAEHQTLVFSSIGCVTRELIMRPGQTVVPTIALESDRR, from the coding sequence ATGCCCCGTTTCCTGTATTGCACCTTAGTAGCCGGCTTACTCATTGGTTCACCAACGCTGGCTCAGCAGCCGGCTCCCGCGCGCTACCGCGTACAAAATCCTGCAGCGCAGTCTTTTGTAGAAGGCCAGGTAATTAATGCCCGCACCAAACGTGGCTTGCCCGGCGTTACAGTGCTGGTAAAAGGCACCCGGAACGGGGCTACTTCTATGTCGAAAGGCTACTTCCAGCTGGAATTGAAAGCAGAGCATCAGACCTTGGTTTTCAGCTCCATTGGCTGCGTAACACGGGAGCTTATCATGCGTCCGGGCCAGACTGTAGTGCCCACTATTGCTCTCGAGTCGGACCGGCGGTAG
- a CDS encoding RNA polymerase sigma factor gives MFFRRSRRPAPAAELSDAELLRRYHAEGDVHDLGALYDRHMTEVLAICRRYLRDEEDAKDAVMQLFEQLVSKLRQHEVENFAPWLHATARNHCLMALRARQRAGPAAGGALVVHFPDAAGMESAAARHLADDDPTEADLHEQQLQHLEHALAELPPGQRRCLELFYLEKKCYRDIAELTGFDLNAVKSHLQNGKRNLRRHLETTAASNASP, from the coding sequence ATGTTCTTTCGTCGCTCCCGCCGTCCTGCGCCTGCTGCCGAGCTCTCCGATGCGGAGCTGCTCCGGCGCTACCACGCCGAGGGCGACGTGCACGACCTGGGCGCGCTCTATGATCGGCACATGACGGAAGTGCTGGCTATCTGCCGGCGCTACCTCCGCGATGAGGAAGATGCCAAGGACGCCGTAATGCAACTCTTTGAGCAGTTGGTAAGTAAGTTGCGCCAGCACGAGGTAGAAAACTTCGCGCCCTGGCTGCACGCCACGGCTCGCAACCACTGCCTGATGGCCCTGCGGGCGCGGCAGCGGGCCGGGCCCGCGGCGGGAGGGGCGCTGGTGGTGCATTTTCCGGATGCCGCCGGTATGGAATCGGCGGCGGCCCGGCATCTGGCAGATGATGACCCCACCGAAGCCGACCTCCACGAACAGCAGCTTCAGCACCTGGAGCACGCCCTGGCTGAGCTACCTCCGGGCCAACGACGATGTCTGGAGCTGTTCTACCTCGAAAAGAAATGCTACCGCGACATTGCCGAGCTCACCGGCTTCGACCTGAACGCGGTGAAAAGTCACCTCCAAAACGGCAAGCGCAACCTGCGCCGCCACCTCGAAACTACTGCTGCTTCCAATGCTTCGCCCTAA
- a CDS encoding TonB family protein, with translation MLRPNPASAPTPPASRHLPVEVLRQYAAGTLTPAEQHKVEAHTLDCPHCADVLEGLELQPAAVTDASMAELRQRLGARVEELATESKPKPALGLAWQQLAAAAVLLLTLGAAAVWFTLLRPAPQNTAARPAAMRREAVATVPIPPSVPALVLPESADSAPAVASVTPAPASAPRPSLLPRRSVGRMSRGQAQPIGAGNPDAPLEVAGAGANQGWAGEKERAEVAAAPAAITVPDSAGTTSVREAKAYTMATPPAAAMPIAAARRKMAAVASATAPMVAGTRLVQGRITDKSSGEGMAGATVLVQGTTTGTVTAADGSFHLVVPATAKQLVVSSVGYAAQAVPVPAEPANLALALAPDSRQLSEVVVVRRDAPPAPMAVGAMPAGGYAGLKKYLRDSLAYPEKALEDRREGNVKLRFVVGVDGKLSDIKVVKKLSEECDAEAIRLLQEGPAWFPAIQNGRRTARTVEITVPFKIEER, from the coding sequence ATGCTTCGCCCTAACCCTGCTTCTGCGCCTACCCCTCCCGCCAGCCGGCACCTGCCGGTGGAGGTGCTGCGCCAGTACGCAGCCGGGACGCTGACGCCCGCCGAGCAGCATAAGGTAGAAGCTCACACCCTCGACTGCCCCCACTGCGCCGATGTGCTGGAAGGCCTGGAGCTGCAGCCCGCCGCCGTTACCGATGCCAGCATGGCTGAGCTGCGCCAACGCCTGGGAGCCCGAGTAGAGGAACTGGCTACTGAATCGAAGCCCAAGCCAGCCCTGGGGCTGGCCTGGCAGCAGTTGGCGGCCGCGGCCGTGCTCTTGCTCACGTTAGGTGCGGCCGCCGTGTGGTTTACTCTGCTGCGCCCCGCCCCACAGAATACGGCCGCGCGGCCTGCCGCTATGCGGCGCGAAGCCGTTGCTACGGTTCCTATTCCGCCGTCTGTGCCCGCACTGGTACTGCCGGAATCAGCGGACAGTGCCCCGGCAGTTGCCTCGGTTACACCTGCCCCTGCTTCCGCTCCTCGTCCTTCTCTGCTCCCGCGGCGTTCCGTCGGGCGCATGTCCCGGGGGCAGGCGCAGCCCATTGGGGCAGGCAACCCTGATGCGCCCCTTGAGGTAGCCGGCGCGGGAGCAAATCAAGGCTGGGCTGGGGAGAAGGAAAGGGCTGAAGTAGCGGCGGCCCCGGCTGCCATTACAGTCCCCGACTCCGCCGGCACTACCTCAGTTCGTGAAGCCAAAGCCTACACCATGGCTACTCCACCCGCCGCAGCCATGCCCATAGCGGCAGCCAGGCGGAAAATGGCGGCCGTAGCTTCGGCTACCGCCCCGATGGTGGCTGGTACCCGGCTGGTGCAGGGGCGTATCACGGACAAGTCTTCGGGAGAAGGTATGGCCGGGGCTACTGTTCTGGTTCAGGGCACTACTACGGGCACCGTAACAGCCGCCGATGGCTCGTTTCATCTGGTGGTGCCCGCTACGGCAAAGCAGCTGGTCGTCAGCTCCGTGGGGTATGCGGCGCAGGCGGTGCCCGTTCCGGCTGAGCCTGCTAACCTGGCCCTGGCATTAGCCCCCGACTCTCGGCAGCTCAGCGAGGTAGTGGTCGTGCGCCGCGACGCTCCGCCGGCCCCTATGGCGGTAGGCGCCATGCCGGCCGGGGGCTACGCGGGCCTCAAAAAATATCTGCGCGACAGCCTCGCCTACCCCGAAAAAGCGCTCGAAGACCGCCGCGAAGGCAACGTGAAACTGCGCTTTGTAGTGGGCGTGGATGGCAAGCTCTCCGACATCAAAGTCGTAAAGAAGCTCTCCGAGGAGTGCGACGCCGAGGCCATTCGGCTGCTGCAGGAAGGCCCGGCTTGGTTCCCTGCCATCCAGAACGGCCGCCGCACCGCCCGTACCGTCGAAATTACAGTGCCTTTTAAGATAGAAGAGCGGTAA